In a single window of the Nicotiana tomentosiformis chromosome 8, ASM39032v3, whole genome shotgun sequence genome:
- the LOC138898071 gene encoding uncharacterized protein produces the protein MLEELTKWVETGEKKIEANDKKVETYNSKIDQIPGAPPILKGLDSKRFVQKPFPLSAAPKPIPKKFRMPEIPKYNGTTDSNENVTSYTCAIKGNDLEDDEIEFVLLKMFGETFSKGAMIWYHNLPPNSINSFALLADAFVKAHAEAIKVETRKSDLFKVKQRDNEMLREFVSRFQMERMDLPPVEDDWAVQDFTMRDHIIIEDYELWDIVTNGPLATTKINAEGEEVAKTRADYTADDLRKWEKNAKAKK, from the exons atgctcgaggaattgacaaaaTGGGTAGAAACGGGAGAAAAGAagatcgaagccaacgacaagaaggtggagacCTACAACTCCAAGATCGATCAAATTCCtggagcaccaccgatattgaaaggcctagactccaaaaggtttgttcaaaaaccttttcctctgagcgcagctccgaagccaatcccgaagaagttccgcatgcctgaaattcctaagtacaacggaacaacTGATTCAAATGAAAATGTGACCTCGtacacgtgcgccatcaaggggaacgacttagaagatgatgagattgaaTTTGTCCTGCTGAAAATGTTCGGAGAGACCTtttcaaaaggagctatgatatggtatcacaacttgcccccCAATTCTATTAACTCATTTGCTctgcttgcagatgcttttgtaaaagcgcacgccgaagccatcaaggtcgagaccaggaagtcggaccttttcaaggtaaagcaaagagataacgagatgctcagggagttcgtgtcaaggtttcaaatggaacggatggacctgccgcCGGTGgaagacgattgggccgttcaggacTTCAC gatgagagatcacatcataatagaagactatgagctatgggatatTGTCACAAATGGTCCACTGGCTACCACgaagataaatgccgaaggagaagaggtggcaaagacaagagctgactacactgctgacgacttgaggaaatgggagaagaatgctaaagccaagaaatag